The following proteins are encoded in a genomic region of Armatimonadota bacterium:
- a CDS encoding stage V sporulation protein S, with product MEVLRVSAKSNPNAVAGALAGVVREKGCAEMQTIGAGALNQAVKALAIARGFMAPSGVDLICRPAFADIQVDGQERTAIRLIVEPKQDR from the coding sequence ATGGAGGTCCTTCGCGTATCAGCAAAGTCGAACCCGAATGCCGTGGCCGGCGCCCTCGCCGGGGTGGTGCGCGAGAAGGGCTGTGCGGAAATGCAGACCATCGGCGCCGGCGCCCTTAACCAAGCGGTCAAGGCGCTGGCGATCGCGCGGGGCTTCATGGCGCCCTCCGGCGTTGACCTCATCTGCCGCCCCGCCTTCGCCGACATCCAGGTGGACGGCCAGGAACGCACCGCCATCCGCCTCATCGTCGAACCTAAACAGGACCGGTAA
- a CDS encoding polyribonucleotide nucleotidyltransferase: MAEVHVAPGGKELSLESGTLARQANGAVVVRQGDSIILATAVSSDRMREGIDFLPLTCDYEEKLYAAGRIPGSRFIKREGRPSEQAIVTARRIDRPLRPLFPKHMRNETQIIVIVLSADSENMPDILGMVGASAALTISDVPFDGPVGAVRIVRIDEQFIINPTYEQRAMSALELVVAGRRDGVVMVEGSGQQVPEAVVAEAIERAQQAVLEVIDAQERLRAAIGQPKRELAAPATDDIAAALAPYAPQIREAIQSPDKKGRERAMQEASAAVIKEVREQFTERAAEVSGELDNLIKRELRHLVLEQGRRADGRRPHELRALGSHVGLLPRAHGSALFTRGQTQVLSVVTLGGTGEGQIVDALPEERTKRFMHHYNFPPFSVGEARMLRGPSRRDIGHGNLVERALEAVLPPESEFPYTIRVVSEVLESNGSSSMASACATSLALMDAGVPIAAPIAGISIGMVSDDSRHALLTDIQGVEDFNGDMDFKVAGTRQGLTAIQMDVKCGGLSHEVLLGALEQARQARMQILDHMATTLAAPRPDLAPHAPRIFTIEIHPDKIGAIIGPGGKIIKKIEADFGVKVDIEQDGRVFIAATDGAGGQGALKTIEDLTRDVTIGETYVGRVVRTTPFGAFVELMPGRDGLIHISQLARERVEKVEDVVNVGDEVMVKVIDIDPQGKVRLTRKGLLPGAEEDDDARPPYRPAEGRRPRRGR, translated from the coding sequence ATGGCCGAAGTACACGTGGCGCCGGGCGGCAAGGAGCTGTCGCTCGAGAGTGGCACCCTTGCCCGCCAGGCGAACGGCGCCGTGGTCGTCCGCCAGGGCGACAGCATCATCCTCGCCACCGCAGTCTCCTCCGACCGGATGCGCGAGGGCATAGATTTCCTTCCCCTCACCTGTGACTACGAGGAGAAGCTCTACGCCGCGGGGCGCATCCCCGGCAGCCGCTTCATCAAACGCGAAGGGCGCCCCAGCGAGCAGGCGATCGTCACCGCCCGCCGCATTGACCGTCCGCTGCGTCCGTTGTTCCCCAAGCACATGCGCAACGAGACGCAGATCATCGTCATCGTTCTCTCCGCCGACTCCGAGAACATGCCCGACATCCTGGGCATGGTCGGCGCGTCGGCCGCGCTCACCATCTCCGACGTCCCCTTCGACGGCCCGGTGGGGGCGGTGCGCATCGTGCGCATTGACGAGCAATTCATCATCAACCCCACCTACGAGCAGCGCGCGATGAGCGCGCTCGAGCTGGTGGTGGCGGGCAGGCGTGACGGGGTGGTGATGGTCGAGGGCTCGGGGCAGCAGGTGCCCGAGGCGGTGGTGGCGGAGGCAATCGAGCGCGCCCAGCAGGCGGTGCTCGAGGTCATTGACGCCCAGGAGCGCCTGCGCGCCGCGATCGGCCAGCCGAAGCGCGAGCTGGCCGCCCCGGCCACGGACGACATCGCGGCGGCGCTCGCCCCCTACGCCCCGCAGATCCGCGAGGCCATCCAGTCGCCGGACAAGAAGGGTCGCGAGCGCGCGATGCAGGAGGCGTCGGCGGCGGTGATCAAGGAGGTGCGGGAGCAGTTCACCGAGCGCGCCGCCGAGGTCAGCGGGGAGCTGGACAACCTCATCAAGCGCGAGCTGCGTCATCTGGTGCTGGAGCAGGGGCGGCGGGCTGACGGCCGCCGGCCCCACGAGTTGCGCGCGCTGGGGTCACATGTGGGGCTGCTGCCGCGGGCGCACGGGTCGGCGCTGTTCACGCGCGGGCAGACCCAGGTGCTGTCGGTGGTGACGCTGGGCGGCACCGGCGAAGGGCAGATCGTGGACGCCCTGCCGGAGGAACGCACCAAACGCTTCATGCATCACTACAACTTCCCGCCCTTCAGCGTGGGCGAGGCGCGGATGCTGCGCGGGCCGAGCCGCCGCGACATCGGCCACGGCAACCTGGTGGAGCGGGCGCTGGAGGCGGTGCTGCCGCCGGAGTCGGAGTTCCCCTACACCATTCGCGTGGTGTCGGAGGTGCTGGAGAGCAACGGGTCGAGCTCGATGGCCAGCGCCTGCGCCACCAGCCTGGCGCTGATGGACGCGGGGGTGCCCATCGCCGCGCCGATCGCCGGCATCTCCATCGGCATGGTCAGCGATGACAGCCGTCACGCTCTGCTGACCGACATCCAAGGCGTGGAGGATTTCAACGGCGACATGGACTTCAAGGTCGCGGGCACCCGCCAGGGGCTGACGGCGATCCAGATGGACGTCAAGTGCGGCGGGCTGTCGCACGAGGTGCTGCTGGGCGCGCTGGAGCAAGCGCGCCAGGCGCGCATGCAGATCCTCGACCACATGGCGACCACCCTGGCCGCGCCGCGGCCCGACCTCGCGCCCCACGCCCCGCGCATCTTCACCATCGAGATCCACCCCGACAAGATCGGCGCCATCATCGGCCCCGGCGGCAAGATCATCAAGAAGATCGAGGCCGATTTCGGCGTCAAGGTGGACATCGAGCAGGACGGCCGCGTCTTCATCGCCGCCACCGACGGCGCCGGGGGGCAGGGTGCGCTCAAGACCATCGAGGATCTCACGCGCGATGTCACCATCGGCGAGACCTACGTCGGCCGCGTCGTGCGCACGACGCCCTTCGGCGCCTTTGTCGAGCTCATGCCGGGTCGCGACGGCCTCATCCATATCTCCCAGCTCGCGCGCGAGCGCGTGGAGAAGGTCGAGGATGTGGTCAACGTCGGCGACGAGGTCATGGTCAAGGTCATAGACATAGACCCCCAGGGCAAGGTGCGGCTGACGCGCAAGGGCCTCTTGCCGGGCGCGGAGGAGGATGACGACGCCCGCCCGCCGTACCGCCCCGCGGAAGGCAGACGCCCCCGGCGCGGGCGCTAG
- the dapB gene encoding 4-hydroxy-tetrahydrodipicolinate reductase, protein MSTTPITVVVSGACGKVGRHIVRAIAGEPDMRLVAAVDRKRVGQDAGGIAGVAALNVAVSDDLATAIDSAKPQVMVDFTTPDAVKDNLRTALRKRVACVVGTTGLTPADLADLGALCREHATPALVAPNFAIGAVLMMEFAAQAAKHFDAAEIIELHHDQKLDAPSGTALRTAEMMRHVEGSRLGAEPRPADAQPPRGQAAGALRIHSVRLPGLVAHQEVIFGGLGQTLTLRHDSISRDSFVPGVLLAIRKVRSLEGLTCGLERVL, encoded by the coding sequence ATGTCCACCACCCCGATTACGGTTGTGGTCAGCGGCGCGTGCGGCAAGGTCGGCCGCCACATCGTGCGCGCCATCGCCGGCGAACCGGATATGCGCCTGGTGGCGGCGGTGGATCGCAAGCGCGTCGGCCAAGACGCCGGCGGCATCGCCGGCGTCGCCGCTCTCAATGTCGCCGTCAGCGACGACCTCGCCACTGCCATTGACTCCGCCAAGCCCCAGGTGATGGTGGACTTCACCACCCCCGACGCGGTCAAGGACAACCTGCGCACCGCGCTGCGGAAGCGGGTGGCCTGCGTCGTCGGCACCACCGGCCTGACCCCGGCGGACCTCGCCGACCTGGGCGCGCTGTGCCGCGAGCACGCAACCCCCGCGCTGGTGGCGCCGAACTTCGCGATCGGCGCGGTGCTGATGATGGAGTTCGCGGCGCAGGCGGCCAAGCACTTCGACGCCGCGGAGATCATCGAGCTGCACCACGATCAGAAGCTGGACGCGCCCTCGGGCACCGCGCTGCGCACCGCCGAGATGATGCGCCACGTCGAGGGCAGCCGCCTGGGCGCGGAGCCGCGCCCAGCTGATGCCCAGCCTCCGCGCGGGCAGGCAGCGGGCGCCCTGCGCATCCACTCCGTGCGCCTGCCGGGCCTGGTCGCCCACCAGGAGGTCATCTTCGGCGGTCTCGGCCAAACCCTCACCCTCCGCCACGACTCCATCAGCCGCGACTCCTTCGTCCCCGGCGTCCTGCTGGCGATACGCAAAGTGCGGTCGCTCGAGGGCCTCACCTGCGGGCTCGAGCGCGTGCTGTAG
- a CDS encoding pitrilysin family protein: MRHRPQDITDCTLDNGTRVVVEHMPWMRSTAIGIHLPAGAAHEPPTRRGVSHFIEHMLFKGTAHRSAAAIAQAMDDVGGTLNAFTEHEYTCLYAQVMTEHAELAMELMGDMLGASRFDAEEFEREKEVVIEEIMKAEDTPEDRVHDLFAETIWPEHPLGRAILGQEQAVRRLSRDAAHAYFRASYGARGMVLAVAGSLEPQAAVELARRHVGALTGSSPGGCSPAPQPHPGEAYLARPTEQVHFCIGCEGLATTDDDWWALALVECVLGGGMSSRLFQEIREKRGLVYNIGSYLAGYHRTGLLVASGGARPERWPTVRRLVLAQARRLCEDGVSAEELERARNQIRGGMALALENTSYRMRRLGASVLYWGRVLPVAEAMVRLDAVSVAQAHAVARRVLGARPLHMSAVGPQQG, from the coding sequence ATGAGGCACCGCCCGCAAGACATCACTGATTGCACCCTGGACAACGGCACTCGCGTGGTGGTCGAGCACATGCCGTGGATGCGCTCGACCGCGATCGGCATTCACCTCCCAGCCGGCGCCGCTCACGAACCGCCGACGCGGCGCGGCGTCAGCCACTTCATCGAGCACATGCTGTTCAAGGGCACCGCCCACCGCAGCGCCGCCGCCATCGCCCAGGCCATGGACGACGTCGGCGGCACCCTGAACGCCTTCACCGAGCACGAGTACACCTGCCTCTACGCGCAGGTGATGACCGAGCACGCCGAGCTGGCGATGGAGCTCATGGGCGACATGCTGGGCGCTTCGCGCTTCGACGCGGAGGAGTTCGAGCGCGAGAAGGAAGTCGTGATCGAGGAGATCATGAAGGCCGAGGATACGCCCGAGGACCGCGTCCACGACCTGTTCGCGGAGACCATCTGGCCGGAGCATCCCCTGGGGCGGGCGATCCTGGGTCAGGAGCAGGCGGTACGGCGGCTGTCGCGTGACGCGGCGCATGCGTACTTCCGCGCCAGTTACGGCGCGCGCGGGATGGTGCTCGCGGTCGCCGGCAGCCTGGAGCCGCAGGCCGCGGTCGAGCTGGCGCGGCGACATGTCGGCGCGCTGACGGGGTCATCGCCTGGGGGCTGCTCCCCCGCCCCGCAGCCGCATCCCGGCGAAGCCTACCTCGCCCGCCCCACCGAGCAGGTGCACTTCTGCATCGGCTGCGAGGGCTTGGCGACGACGGATGATGACTGGTGGGCGCTGGCGCTGGTGGAGTGCGTCCTCGGCGGCGGCATGAGCAGCCGCCTGTTTCAGGAGATTCGCGAGAAGCGGGGTCTGGTGTACAACATCGGCAGTTACCTCGCCGGCTACCATCGCACGGGGCTGCTCGTCGCCTCCGGCGGCGCGCGCCCGGAGCGCTGGCCGACGGTGCGCCGGCTGGTGTTGGCGCAGGCGCGGCGCCTGTGCGAGGACGGCGTCTCCGCTGAGGAATTGGAGCGCGCGCGCAACCAGATCAGGGGAGGGATGGCGCTCGCGCTGGAGAACACAAGCTATCGCATGCGGCGGCTGGGCGCGTCGGTCCTCTACTGGGGGCGCGTCCTGCCGGTGGCGGAGGCGATGGTTCGCCTCGACGCGGTGAGCGTGGCCCAGGCCCACGCCGTCGCCCGGCGCGTCCTGGGGGCGCGGCCGCTGCACATGTCCGCGGTGGGCCCGCAGCAGGGCTAG
- the polA gene encoding DNA polymerase I, translated as MTESRNQSPKARPRLVLIDGNSLLYRAFFALPMLTTSAGEVTNAIYGFTVMLYKVLEEVRPDCVAVCFDLPRPTFRHHRYAEYKATRARTPDELRAQVELAKDLLRAMRIPILEQEGYEADDVIGAMARQAADAGHDVLVVTGDLDTLQLVSERVSVMTTKRGITDTVIYDEGAVRARYGVAPRQLPDLKALAGDASDNIPRVPGVGEKTASKLVQEFGAVEELVSHLDRVDNPKLADALRIHAEQVAVSKDLATIRTDVGTEFDLEACRVGAPDADTLADLFRRFEFKSLLGRLETREEAEPRLAIIAAAPQAAKTARRLLAAERWAFIFTYRGADGLKGEVTGAAFFARDIGPCFIPLADAAGNPRDDLWQALAPVWADGKVPKATHDLKGAYNALRRRGQALAGGGFDTLLASYLLNPARQTHRICDIAFDQLQTTPGEELDVAKAWQQGDVEGVAHQAGRWARQVYQLEPVLRARLEESYLTELYETVELPLTRVLSDLELAGVKLDVAHLQRLSADLARRICELEQQIYALAGEEFTINSPKQLRVILFDKLGLPAGKRTKTGYSTGAEVLEGLADEHGIARRILQYREVAKLQSTYVQALPRLLDPATGRVHTSLNQAVTATGRLSSSDPNLQNIPVRGDLGQTIRRAFVAGEPGWVLLAADYSQIELRVLAHIARDENLLAVFAAGHDLHTQTACEIFRVPPAQVDHDMRRLAKVVNFGIAYGMTEHGLARDMGVSQAEARDYIAAYFRRFPGVRDYMDAVIAEARRTGYVTTLLGRRRALPDLHSRARNLREFAERTAINTPIQGSAADIIKLAMLALHRELGGGDRDVAQPPPAASDRAGGALRARMILQVHDELLLELPQDELATVAPLVRRCMSRAYALAVPLVVELKAGPNWADMETVDE; from the coding sequence ATGACCGAAAGCCGCAACCAGTCCCCCAAAGCGCGGCCGCGCCTGGTGCTGATAGACGGCAACAGCCTGCTCTATCGGGCGTTTTTCGCGCTGCCGATGCTGACCACCTCGGCGGGCGAGGTCACCAACGCCATCTACGGCTTCACCGTCATGCTCTACAAGGTGCTGGAGGAGGTGCGGCCCGACTGCGTCGCGGTGTGCTTCGACCTGCCCCGCCCCACCTTTCGCCATCACCGCTACGCCGAATACAAGGCCACCCGCGCGCGCACCCCCGACGAGCTGCGCGCCCAGGTCGAACTCGCCAAGGACCTCCTGCGCGCCATGCGCATCCCCATCCTCGAGCAGGAGGGCTACGAGGCCGACGACGTCATCGGCGCCATGGCCCGCCAGGCGGCGGACGCGGGCCACGACGTGCTGGTCGTCACCGGCGACCTCGACACCCTGCAGCTGGTGTCGGAGCGCGTGTCGGTGATGACCACCAAACGGGGGATCACCGATACGGTGATCTATGACGAGGGTGCCGTGCGCGCGCGCTACGGCGTCGCCCCGCGGCAGCTGCCGGACCTCAAGGCGCTGGCCGGGGATGCCAGCGACAACATCCCCAGGGTGCCCGGGGTGGGCGAGAAGACGGCGTCGAAGCTGGTGCAGGAGTTCGGCGCGGTCGAAGAGCTGGTGTCCCACCTCGACCGCGTGGACAATCCCAAGCTCGCCGACGCCCTGCGCATCCACGCCGAGCAAGTGGCCGTGTCCAAGGATCTCGCCACCATCCGCACCGACGTCGGCACCGAGTTCGACCTCGAAGCGTGCCGCGTTGGCGCGCCCGACGCGGACACGCTCGCCGACCTCTTCCGCCGCTTCGAGTTCAAGTCGCTGCTGGGCCGGCTCGAGACTCGCGAAGAGGCGGAGCCGCGCCTGGCGATCATCGCGGCGGCGCCGCAGGCGGCGAAAACTGCGCGGCGCCTGCTGGCGGCGGAGCGATGGGCGTTCATCTTCACCTATCGCGGCGCCGACGGCCTCAAGGGGGAGGTGACGGGCGCGGCCTTTTTCGCGCGCGACATCGGGCCGTGCTTCATTCCGCTGGCGGACGCGGCGGGCAACCCGCGCGATGACCTGTGGCAGGCCCTGGCGCCGGTCTGGGCCGACGGCAAGGTGCCCAAGGCCACCCACGACCTCAAGGGCGCCTACAATGCCTTGCGCCGCCGTGGGCAGGCCCTGGCGGGCGGCGGCTTCGACACCCTGCTCGCCTCCTACCTGCTGAACCCGGCGCGCCAGACCCATCGCATCTGCGACATCGCCTTCGACCAGCTCCAGACCACCCCCGGCGAGGAGCTGGATGTCGCCAAAGCGTGGCAGCAGGGCGACGTCGAGGGCGTCGCTCATCAGGCCGGACGCTGGGCGCGCCAGGTCTATCAACTGGAGCCGGTGCTGCGGGCGCGGCTGGAGGAATCCTACCTGACAGAGCTGTATGAGACCGTCGAGCTGCCGCTGACGCGCGTGCTGTCGGACCTGGAGCTGGCGGGGGTCAAGCTGGACGTCGCGCATCTCCAGCGTCTGTCGGCCGACCTGGCGCGGCGCATCTGCGAGCTCGAGCAGCAGATCTACGCGCTGGCGGGCGAAGAGTTCACCATCAACTCCCCCAAGCAGCTGCGGGTGATCCTGTTCGACAAGCTCGGCCTGCCCGCGGGCAAGCGCACCAAGACCGGCTACTCCACCGGCGCCGAGGTGCTGGAGGGGCTGGCGGACGAGCACGGGATCGCGCGGCGCATCCTGCAATACCGCGAGGTCGCCAAGCTCCAGTCCACCTATGTCCAGGCGCTGCCCCGGCTGCTCGACCCCGCCACCGGGCGCGTGCACACCTCTCTAAACCAGGCGGTGACCGCGACCGGGCGGCTGTCGAGCAGCGACCCCAACCTGCAGAACATCCCGGTGCGCGGCGACCTCGGCCAGACCATCCGCCGCGCCTTCGTCGCCGGCGAGCCGGGGTGGGTGCTGCTGGCGGCCGACTACTCGCAGATCGAGCTGCGGGTGCTGGCGCACATCGCGCGCGACGAGAACCTGCTTGCCGTCTTCGCCGCCGGCCACGACCTCCACACCCAGACCGCGTGCGAGATCTTCCGCGTCCCGCCCGCGCAGGTGGATCATGACATGCGGCGCTTGGCCAAGGTCGTCAACTTCGGTATCGCCTACGGCATGACCGAGCACGGCCTCGCCCGCGACATGGGGGTCAGCCAGGCCGAGGCGCGGGACTACATCGCCGCCTACTTCCGCCGCTTCCCCGGGGTGCGCGACTACATGGACGCGGTGATCGCCGAGGCGCGGCGCACCGGCTACGTCACCACCCTCCTCGGCCGCCGCCGCGCCCTGCCCGATCTCCACAGCCGCGCCCGCAACCTGCGCGAGTTCGCCGAGCGCACCGCCATCAATACCCCCATCCAGGGCAGCGCCGCCGACATCATCAAGCTCGCCATGCTCGCGCTGCACCGCGAGCTGGGGGGCGGCGACCGTGATGTGGCACAGCCGCCCCCGGCTGCGTCCGACCGCGCCGGCGGCGCCTTGCGCGCCCGCATGATCCTGCAGGTGCACGACGAGCTGCTGCTGGAGCTGCCCCAGGACGAGTTGGCCACCGTCGCTCCGCTGGTGCGCCGCTGCATGAGCCGGGCCTATGCGTTGGCGGTGCCGCTGGTGGTCGAGCTGAAGGCCGGCCCCAACTGGGCGGACATGGAGACGGTGGACGAATAG
- a CDS encoding TIGR00282 family metallophosphoesterase: MNLLFIGDIVGRPGRRALAQALPGMIERWQVDFVVANGENAAAGFGITASVAQEVFAAGADVITTGNHVWNKKEAEQLLAQEPRVLRPANYPPAAPGRGAAVFTTRAGVAVGVLNLCGRVFMDCVDCPFRAAERHVAELRAQAPVVVVDMHAEATSEKLAMGWMLDGQASAVIGTHTHVATADAQVLPGGTAYMTDVGMVGPRDSVLGIDPEQIIHRFATRLPVRFKLAGGPVVVGAAVVEIDEESGRARSIRPVRQVVLEPAGEPAADSADQEQ, from the coding sequence ATGAATCTACTGTTCATCGGCGATATCGTGGGGCGCCCGGGCCGGCGCGCGCTGGCGCAGGCGCTGCCGGGGATGATCGAGCGCTGGCAGGTTGATTTCGTCGTCGCCAACGGCGAGAACGCCGCCGCCGGCTTCGGCATCACCGCCTCGGTGGCGCAGGAAGTCTTCGCCGCCGGGGCGGATGTCATCACCACCGGCAACCACGTATGGAATAAGAAGGAAGCGGAGCAGTTGCTGGCGCAGGAGCCGCGCGTGCTGCGCCCCGCCAACTACCCGCCGGCCGCTCCGGGACGGGGGGCGGCGGTGTTTACCACCCGCGCCGGCGTCGCGGTCGGCGTGCTCAACCTGTGTGGGCGGGTATTCATGGACTGTGTGGACTGCCCGTTCCGCGCCGCCGAACGGCACGTCGCCGAATTGCGCGCGCAGGCGCCGGTGGTGGTGGTGGACATGCACGCGGAGGCGACCAGCGAGAAGCTGGCGATGGGGTGGATGCTGGACGGGCAGGCGAGCGCGGTGATCGGCACGCACACGCATGTGGCGACGGCGGACGCGCAGGTGCTGCCCGGGGGGACGGCGTATATGACCGACGTCGGCATGGTGGGCCCGCGGGACTCGGTGCTGGGGATCGACCCGGAGCAGATCATTCACCGTTTCGCGACCAGGCTGCCGGTGCGCTTCAAGCTGGCGGGCGGGCCGGTGGTGGTGGGCGCGGCGGTGGTGGAGATTGACGAGGAGTCCGGACGCGCGCGCAGCATTAGGCCAGTGCGGCAGGTAGTGCTGGAACCCGCCGGTGAGCCGGCGGCCGACAGCGCGGATCAAGAGCAGTAG
- a CDS encoding DNA methyltransferase — MAVQLSLTNEEKRVVVYRGGDRPTAPRSVTPETPLCDLNLNWRERDLPERERTKHVHRLHPYLGKFIPQLVEVFLRKYFKPGQTVLDPFVGSGTTSVQANELGINSVGYDVSAFNVLLCRAKTARYDLPVMRAELVDILAKTKAATSPQREGGMWPQEIEAGTGGIGDDGREYLSAWFAPQARRELLTYCHFIQSGGYRYADLLKIVLSRAARSARLTTHFDLDFPKRPQTEPYRCYKHSRTCKPTTEALKFLERYTLDTIRRIGEYAVVRTDANVSVRHEDSRNAALPPVDGVITSPPYVGLIDYHDQHAYAYELLGLEDKRGWEIGPAANGSSERAKCEYQQAIAAVFSSAVSAMPPGGRLIVVANDKFDLYGPIADLVGVEVEAVVQRQVNRRTGRRSGEFYESVFIWRKQS; from the coding sequence GTGGCAGTTCAGCTTTCCCTGACCAACGAGGAGAAGAGGGTGGTCGTGTACCGCGGAGGCGACCGCCCCACGGCGCCGCGTTCGGTAACGCCCGAAACGCCGCTGTGCGATCTCAACCTCAACTGGCGCGAACGCGACTTGCCCGAAAGGGAGCGCACCAAGCACGTTCACCGGCTTCATCCCTACCTGGGCAAATTCATACCTCAACTCGTGGAAGTCTTCCTGCGCAAGTACTTCAAGCCGGGGCAGACAGTGCTTGATCCCTTCGTGGGATCGGGCACGACGTCAGTCCAGGCGAATGAGCTTGGAATCAACTCTGTCGGGTATGATGTCTCGGCGTTCAACGTGCTCCTGTGTCGAGCCAAGACCGCACGGTATGACCTGCCCGTCATGCGGGCCGAGTTAGTGGACATCCTGGCCAAGACCAAGGCTGCGACCAGCCCGCAGCGCGAGGGCGGAATGTGGCCGCAGGAGATTGAGGCGGGAACCGGAGGCATCGGCGATGACGGCCGAGAGTACCTCAGCGCATGGTTTGCGCCGCAGGCCCGCCGCGAGCTGCTGACTTACTGTCATTTCATCCAGAGTGGCGGCTACCGATATGCCGACCTGTTGAAGATTGTTCTTTCGCGCGCGGCGCGCTCGGCGCGCCTCACAACGCACTTTGACCTCGACTTCCCGAAGCGGCCACAGACGGAGCCGTATCGGTGCTACAAGCACTCGCGCACTTGCAAACCGACGACGGAGGCGCTGAAGTTTCTGGAGCGGTACACGTTGGACACTATCCGGCGCATCGGAGAATACGCTGTCGTGCGCACGGACGCAAACGTGTCAGTTCGCCACGAGGACAGCAGAAACGCGGCGCTCCCCCCGGTTGACGGCGTCATCACCAGCCCGCCCTACGTAGGATTGATTGACTATCACGATCAGCACGCATACGCCTATGAGCTTCTGGGGCTGGAGGACAAGCGGGGTTGGGAGATCGGCCCCGCGGCTAACGGTTCAAGCGAGCGGGCGAAATGCGAGTATCAGCAGGCCATCGCCGCGGTATTCAGCAGCGCCGTGTCTGCCATGCCGCCAGGCGGGCGTCTGATCGTCGTCGCAAACGATAAGTTCGACCTCTACGGGCCTATCGCGGACTTGGTGGGCGTGGAGGTGGAGGCCGTGGTGCAAAGACAAGTCAACCGCCGGACCGGACGGCGCTCCGGCGAGTTCTACGAGAGCGTCTTCATCTGGCGCAAGCAGTCATGA
- the rpsO gene encoding 30S ribosomal protein S15 produces MPIPTERKAQILTEHKLHQSDTGSPEVQVALLTERINQLTDHLRQNRKDHHSRHGLFALIGHRRRLLTYLRNRDVERYRSLIGRLGLRDTIGSRG; encoded by the coding sequence ATGCCCATACCGACCGAGCGAAAGGCGCAGATCCTGACCGAGCACAAGCTGCACCAATCGGACACCGGGTCGCCGGAGGTGCAGGTGGCGTTGCTGACCGAGCGCATCAACCAGCTCACCGATCACCTTCGCCAGAACCGCAAGGATCATCATTCGCGCCACGGCTTGTTCGCGCTGATCGGACACCGTCGTCGGCTGCTCACCTATCTGCGCAACCGTGATGTCGAGCGCTATCGTTCGCTGATCGGCAGGCTGGGGTTGCGGGATACCATCGGCTCGCGCGGATAG
- the cysK gene encoding cysteine synthase A, giving the protein MKIAQDVTELTGNTPLVRLRRVTDGAVGTVVAKLEMFNPCGSVKDRIGVSMIEAAEREGRIGPETVVIEPTSGNTGIALAFVCASRGYRLTLVMPDTMSKERRDILRALGAELVLTPGAEGMPGAVGKAEELAAADVRCFIPQQFNNPANPQIHRRTTAEEIWNDTDGMVDILVAGVGTGGTITGVAQALKPRKSSLRAVAVEPTGSPVLSGGGRGPHTIQGIGAGFVPEVLDMSLVDEVITVSDDDARTMGRRLAREEGLLVGISSGAACWAAVEVGKRAENRGKLIVVVLPDTGERYLSTPMFAEG; this is encoded by the coding sequence TTGAAGATCGCGCAAGATGTGACTGAGCTGACGGGCAACACGCCGCTGGTGCGCCTGCGCCGCGTGACCGACGGGGCGGTGGGGACGGTGGTGGCCAAGCTGGAGATGTTCAACCCCTGCGGCAGCGTCAAGGATCGCATCGGGGTGAGCATGATCGAAGCGGCGGAGCGCGAGGGGCGCATCGGGCCGGAGACGGTTGTCATCGAGCCCACCAGCGGCAACACCGGTATCGCGCTGGCGTTCGTGTGCGCCTCCCGGGGCTATCGGCTCACGCTGGTGATGCCCGACACCATGAGCAAGGAGCGCCGCGACATCCTGCGGGCGCTGGGGGCGGAGTTGGTGCTGACGCCCGGCGCCGAGGGCATGCCGGGGGCGGTGGGCAAGGCGGAGGAGCTGGCTGCCGCCGACGTGCGCTGCTTCATACCCCAGCAGTTCAATAACCCCGCCAACCCCCAGATTCATCGCCGCACCACCGCCGAGGAGATCTGGAATGATACCGACGGCATGGTGGACATCCTGGTCGCCGGGGTTGGCACCGGCGGCACCATCACCGGTGTGGCGCAGGCCCTCAAGCCGCGCAAGTCGTCGCTGCGCGCGGTCGCGGTCGAGCCTACCGGCTCGCCGGTGCTGTCGGGCGGCGGGCGCGGGCCGCACACCATCCAGGGCATCGGCGCGGGGTTCGTGCCCGAGGTGCTCGATATGAGCCTGGTGGACGAGGTCATCACCGTCAGCGATGACGACGCGCGCACCATGGGCCGCCGCCTGGCGCGCGAGGAGGGCTTGCTGGTGGGCATCTCCTCCGGCGCGGCCTGTTGGGCGGCGGTCGAGGTCGGCAAACGCGCGGAGAACCGCGGCAAGCTCATCGTCGTCGTGCTGCCGGACACCGGGGAGCGGTACCTGTCCACGCCCATGTTCGCGGAGGGGTGA